A genomic segment from Corylus avellana chromosome ca5, CavTom2PMs-1.0 encodes:
- the LOC132182822 gene encoding uncharacterized protein At5g23160-like, whose product MKNVSRSKFLLCFRPVVDNMEAVLEPEGVGGGGGDRPAGIQGLPCISVVGNKEETKKMLTPKRNLSRVIKAVMFETLLSKRLRDRKQSLSVKPERSHDLFDEKSVNRASVDTNIDQEITTSSGLSHSSSFRSSSVNSTGSLPDTTKQDCSINPQVQAVVEKPKKVEMGCSGFNSGIHLLVISLIITILWGRLCAILFASICAYFVPRRHAGCGRQESVIKLEKTESREHKKKVIMEGFLERNHHRKH is encoded by the exons ATGAAGAACGTTTCAAGAAGCAAGTTCTTGCTCTGTTTCCGACCAGTCGTCGATAATATGGAAGCCGTTCTCGAGCCTGAAGGTGTcggtggcggtggcggtgaTCGGCCGGCGGGTATTCAAGGTCTGCCGTGCATCAGTGTGGTGGGAAACAAGGAAGAAACGAAGAAAATGTTGACTCCAAAGAGAAACCTCTCTCGGGTGATTAAAGCCGTGATGTTTGAAACCTTATTG AGTAAGAGACTTCGTGACAGAAAGCAGAGTCTTTCGGTGAAACCAGAAAGGTCTCATGATTTGTTTGATGAAAAATCAGTGAATCGGGCATCGGTGGACACTAATATTGATCAAGAAATCACAACCTCTTCTGGGTTATCACATTCGTCTTCGTTCCGTTCATCATCGGTGAATTCCACCGGGTCTTTGCCTGACACAACAAAACAAGATTGTAGCATTAATCCCCAAGTTCAAGCCGTTGTGGAGAAACCAAAGAAGGTGGAAATGGGTTGCTCTGGTTTCAACTCCGGCATACACTTGCTTGTGATTAGCCTTATTATAACAATCTTGTGGGGAAGGCTTTGTGCTATTCTTTTCGCTTCAATTTGTGCATATTTTGTGCCTCGACGGCATGCCGGTTGTGGCAGACAAGAAAGTGTGATCAAGTTGGAAAAGACAGAGTCCAGAGAGCACAAAAAGAAGGTCATAATGGAAGGCTTCCTCGAAAGAAATCACCACAGAAAGCATTAA